A genomic window from Nicotiana sylvestris chromosome 11, ASM39365v2, whole genome shotgun sequence includes:
- the LOC138881491 gene encoding uncharacterized protein, with the protein MPESTMTSSAKSSNAAKAVTYDINHSYHLNNSYSPGMTLVNIVFDGRGYPGWRRSIFISQEKAWFHQCSLQISRSKDIVDCVIYSKTTKEVWDSLKERFGKSNGANLSPAKGTIRSNTRKAKLTKSLEDQRLIQFLGLNDVYAQERENILMMSPLPSMDGAYSLLLQDENLREVYANAHFTSDSASFIVVEQGKQPNAQLLAEFAAFMAT; encoded by the exons ATGCCTGAATCAACAATGACATCATCTGCAAAATCAAGCAATGCAGCTAAGGCAGTCACTTATGACATCAATCATTCCTATCATCTCAATAACTCTTATTCACCTGGTATGACTCTAGTCAACATTGTGTTTGATGGAAGAGGATATCCAGGATGGAGGAGATCTATCTTTATCAGCCAAGAAAAAGCTTGGTTTCATCAATGTAGCTTGCAAATCTCCAGATCTAAA GACATTGTTGACTGTGTGATATACTCCAAGACAACAAAGGAAGTTTGGGACAGTTTGAAGGAGAGATTTGGCAAATCAAATGGTGCCAATTTATCACCTGCAAAAGGAACTATCAGGTCTAATACAAG AAAAGCAAAATTGACTAAGTCTTTAGAAGATCAAAGGTTGATTCAATTCTTGGGTTTGAATGATGTGTATGCACAGGAAAGAGAAAATATTCTCATGATGAGTCCTTTGCCTAGTATGGATGGTGCATATTCACTTCTTTTGCAAGATGAAAACTTAAGAGAAGTTTATGCAAATGCACATTTCACCTCAGATTCTGCTTCTTTTATAGTTGTTGAACAGGGCAAGCAGCCTAATGCACAACTTTTAGCTGAGTTTGCAGCATTCATGGCCACATGA